A window of the Synechococcus sp. M16.1 genome harbors these coding sequences:
- a CDS encoding FAD-binding oxidoreductase, whose product MIGAGAIGLGTAWHLAQQGHDVSVYDPRLNQAVDREGSVNALSGTSASLGVLMGHVFRRSSGRGWRLRRRSMELWPQWIDKLQAHQPDLKLHPGLLQIAEDERAAERMEALAAQRVELGLEMVTNTDLAVVWPTARHGGLHSRHDGRVDPLLLQRALRQALAEQSVELNATAVIRLERNDNHWRVHRADGDSSVHNFVVLCTALSSDVLLEPLGQARPMTPVLGQALSLELSTGPTTWSNWPSVLVDQGFNLIPTAPGRLLLGATVEPGDRASEDPLSLMRNLNERAPEWLRSATVVGHWSGLRARPVERPAPLLEELEPGLILASGHYRNGVLLTPGTAEWVAAELEQRSLEQA is encoded by the coding sequence GTGATTGGTGCCGGGGCCATCGGCCTCGGCACCGCCTGGCATCTGGCCCAGCAAGGCCACGATGTTTCTGTTTACGACCCTCGCCTGAACCAGGCCGTTGATCGCGAGGGATCGGTAAATGCTTTGAGTGGAACATCGGCATCCCTCGGGGTTCTGATGGGTCACGTGTTTCGCCGCAGCAGCGGGCGGGGCTGGAGGCTGCGCCGCCGGAGCATGGAGCTCTGGCCGCAGTGGATCGACAAGCTGCAGGCTCACCAGCCAGATCTCAAACTCCATCCGGGCCTGCTGCAAATCGCCGAGGACGAACGAGCGGCTGAGCGGATGGAAGCGCTGGCCGCCCAGCGCGTTGAGCTGGGCCTGGAGATGGTCACCAACACCGACCTGGCAGTGGTCTGGCCGACGGCCAGGCACGGTGGCCTGCACTCGCGCCACGACGGTCGTGTGGATCCCCTGCTGCTGCAACGGGCCCTGCGACAGGCGCTGGCAGAGCAAAGCGTGGAGCTGAATGCCACGGCGGTGATCCGTCTGGAGCGCAACGACAACCACTGGCGTGTGCATCGCGCCGATGGAGACAGCTCCGTTCACAACTTTGTGGTGCTCTGCACAGCCCTGAGCTCGGATGTCTTGCTGGAACCGCTGGGCCAGGCCCGACCGATGACACCGGTGTTGGGCCAGGCCCTGTCACTGGAACTGTCAACGGGTCCGACAACGTGGAGCAACTGGCCCTCGGTGCTGGTGGATCAGGGCTTCAACCTGATTCCAACCGCACCCGGGCGATTGCTGCTCGGGGCCACCGTGGAACCGGGCGATCGCGCTTCGGAGGATCCTCTGAGCCTGATGCGCAACCTGAATGAGCGGGCACCGGAGTGGCTGCGCTCAGCCACGGTGGTTGGCCATTGGAGTGGCCTGCGGGCCCGGCCCGTGGAGCGCCCGGCCCCTCTGCTGGAGGAGCTGGAACCCGGGTTGATCCTTGCCAGTGGGCACTATCGCAACGGCGTTCTGCTCACGCCTGGCACCGCCGAGTGGGTCGCCGCTGAACTCGAGCAGAGATCACTCGAGCAGGCATAA
- the dnaK gene encoding molecular chaperone DnaK encodes MGKVVGIDLGTTNSCVSVMEGGKPTVIANAEGFRTTPSVVAYTKNQDQLVGQIAKRQAVMNPDNTFYSVKRFIGRRVDEVNEESKEVSYGVAKAGSNVKVKCPVLDKQFAPEEVSAQVLRKLAEDAGKYLGETVSQAVITVPAYFNDSQRQATKDAGKIAGLEVLRIINEPTAAALAYGLDKKSNERILVFDLGGGTFDVSVLEVGDGVFEVLSTAGDTHLGGDDFDKVIVDHLAETFKSNEGIDLRQDKQALQRLTEAAEKAKVELSNATQSEINLPFITATPEGPKHLDLTLTRAKFEELASKLIDRCAMPVEQALKDAKLSSGELDEIVMVGGSTRIPAVLELVKRITGKDPNQTVNPDEVVAVGAAIQGGVLAGEVKDILLLDVTPLSLGVETLGGVMTKMITRNTTVPTKKTETYSTAVDGQTNVEIHVLQGEREMASDNKSLGTFRLDGIPPAPRGVPQIEVTFDIDANGILSVTAKDKGSGKEQSISITGASTLSDSEVDKMVKDAEANASADKEKREKIDLKNQAETLVYQAEKQMGELGDKVDADAKAKLEEKRLKLKEATEKDDYDAMKTLLEELQQELYTVGASVYQQEGAAAGASAPGADAGAGANAGGGDASDDVIDAEFTETK; translated from the coding sequence ATGGGCAAGGTTGTCGGCATTGACCTTGGCACCACGAACAGCTGTGTTTCCGTGATGGAGGGCGGCAAGCCCACCGTGATCGCGAACGCCGAGGGCTTCCGCACCACGCCCTCCGTGGTTGCTTACACCAAGAACCAGGATCAGCTGGTGGGTCAGATCGCCAAACGTCAGGCGGTGATGAACCCGGATAACACCTTCTATTCCGTCAAGCGTTTCATCGGCCGTCGGGTTGATGAGGTGAACGAGGAATCGAAAGAGGTGAGCTACGGCGTCGCAAAGGCCGGCTCCAACGTGAAGGTGAAGTGCCCGGTTCTCGACAAGCAATTTGCGCCTGAAGAGGTGTCCGCCCAGGTGCTGCGCAAGCTGGCCGAGGACGCCGGTAAGTACCTCGGTGAAACCGTCAGCCAAGCGGTGATTACCGTTCCCGCCTACTTCAACGACTCCCAGCGCCAGGCCACCAAGGACGCCGGCAAGATCGCTGGCCTTGAGGTGCTGCGCATCATCAACGAGCCCACCGCTGCGGCTCTGGCCTACGGCCTCGACAAGAAGAGCAACGAGCGCATCCTGGTCTTCGACCTGGGCGGTGGCACCTTCGACGTGTCCGTTCTGGAAGTTGGCGACGGCGTGTTTGAGGTGTTGTCCACCGCTGGTGACACGCACCTCGGTGGTGACGATTTCGACAAGGTGATTGTTGATCACCTGGCCGAGACCTTCAAATCCAACGAAGGCATCGATCTGCGTCAGGACAAGCAGGCCCTGCAGCGCCTCACCGAAGCCGCTGAAAAAGCCAAGGTGGAGCTGTCCAACGCCACCCAGAGCGAGATCAACCTGCCGTTCATCACGGCCACGCCTGAGGGTCCCAAGCACCTGGATCTCACCCTCACCCGCGCCAAGTTCGAGGAACTGGCCTCCAAGCTGATCGACCGCTGCGCCATGCCTGTGGAGCAGGCGCTCAAGGACGCCAAGCTCTCCTCCGGCGAGCTGGACGAAATCGTGATGGTGGGTGGTTCCACCCGCATTCCGGCCGTGCTCGAACTGGTGAAGCGCATCACCGGCAAAGACCCCAACCAGACGGTGAACCCCGATGAGGTGGTGGCTGTTGGTGCTGCCATTCAGGGCGGTGTGCTGGCCGGGGAGGTGAAGGACATCCTTCTGCTCGACGTCACGCCCCTCTCCCTGGGTGTGGAGACTCTCGGCGGTGTGATGACCAAGATGATCACCCGCAACACCACGGTTCCCACCAAGAAGACCGAGACCTACTCCACGGCTGTGGATGGTCAGACCAACGTGGAAATTCACGTGCTCCAGGGTGAGCGCGAGATGGCATCCGACAACAAGTCCCTTGGAACCTTCCGTCTCGATGGCATCCCCCCGGCTCCCCGGGGCGTGCCTCAGATCGAAGTGACCTTCGACATCGACGCCAACGGCATCCTCAGCGTCACCGCCAAGGACAAGGGCAGCGGCAAGGAGCAGTCCATCTCGATCACCGGTGCGTCGACCCTCTCGGATTCTGAGGTCGACAAGATGGTCAAGGACGCCGAGGCCAATGCCAGCGCTGACAAGGAGAAGCGCGAAAAGATCGACCTCAAGAACCAGGCCGAAACCCTCGTCTACCAGGCTGAAAAGCAGATGGGAGAACTGGGCGACAAGGTTGACGCCGACGCCAAGGCGAAGCTGGAGGAGAAGCGCCTCAAGCTCAAGGAAGCCACCGAGAAGGACGACTACGACGCGATGAAGACCCTGCTGGAGGAACTGCAGCAGGAGCTCTACACCGTGGGCGCTTCCGTTTATCAGCAGGAAGGGGCTGCAGCTGGTGCTAGCGCGCCTGGCGCTGATGCCGGTGCCGGAGCCAACGCCGGTGGTGGCGATGCCAGTGACGACGTCATCGACGCGGAGTTCACCGAGACCAAGTGA
- a CDS encoding Tic20 family protein, with protein MQIPLWQRLLAPLVYLLPWSDAIPFGLGADGVFNQIPLLRLLIVPAVPLIQLDRGVPFGGLLLFFVLFLAVVRNPAVPYFLRFNTLQALLTDIVIVVLSFAFGILLQPIAGGSLLLSTLSSTVVVAVLAILLFALVECWRGREPDLPGISQAVRMQLY; from the coding sequence GTGCAGATTCCCCTCTGGCAGCGGCTTCTTGCACCGCTGGTGTACCTGCTCCCCTGGAGTGACGCCATTCCCTTTGGCCTCGGGGCTGACGGTGTGTTCAACCAGATCCCGTTGCTGAGGCTGCTGATCGTTCCTGCAGTGCCGCTAATCCAATTGGATCGTGGGGTTCCCTTCGGTGGCCTGCTGCTGTTCTTCGTGCTGTTTCTTGCGGTGGTGCGGAATCCGGCCGTTCCCTACTTCCTGCGCTTCAACACCCTGCAGGCCCTGCTCACCGACATCGTCATCGTTGTGCTGAGCTTCGCGTTTGGGATCCTTCTCCAACCGATTGCCGGAGGCAGCCTGCTGCTGAGCACCCTGTCCAGCACGGTTGTGGTGGCGGTGCTGGCGATCCTTCTGTTCGCCCTGGTGGAGTGCTGGCGCGGTCGCGAACCGGATCTGCCCGGCATCAGCCAGGCCGTACGCATGCAGCTCTACTGA
- a CDS encoding shikimate dehydrogenase → MINGDTSLVGLLGNPVRHSLSPVMQNAAIESMGLNWRYLALPCTSENLDEVLKGLRAVGCQGLNVTIPHKQAIAELCEELSPLAKRLGAVNTLIPGAGGGWFGTNTDVEGFLAPLGANDAWAGRHAVVIGCGGSARAVVAGLQTLNLSSITVVGRRSEALQAFITDLQQSHAPLTACLDTAVQLNENVAQAALVVNTTPVGMTQHGDPEAMPLGAELWTNLNGEAVLYDLIYTPRPTSWLAAGQQRGHRCIDGLEMLVQQGAASLRLWSGRDDVPVAAMRSAATTALAT, encoded by the coding sequence ATGATCAACGGCGACACCAGCCTTGTGGGCCTGCTTGGCAATCCAGTGCGCCACTCGCTTTCGCCGGTGATGCAGAACGCCGCCATCGAAAGCATGGGGCTCAACTGGCGCTACCTGGCCCTGCCCTGCACAAGCGAAAACCTTGATGAAGTGCTGAAGGGTCTGAGGGCCGTGGGCTGCCAAGGCCTCAACGTCACCATCCCCCACAAACAAGCCATCGCCGAGCTCTGCGAGGAGCTGAGCCCACTGGCGAAACGGCTCGGTGCCGTCAACACCCTGATTCCGGGAGCGGGTGGTGGCTGGTTCGGCACCAACACCGATGTGGAGGGCTTTCTGGCACCCCTCGGTGCCAACGACGCCTGGGCCGGACGCCATGCCGTGGTGATCGGCTGCGGCGGATCAGCTCGAGCCGTGGTCGCCGGTCTGCAGACCCTGAACCTCAGCAGCATCACCGTTGTGGGACGGCGCAGCGAGGCACTGCAAGCCTTCATCACTGATCTGCAGCAGAGCCACGCCCCCCTGACGGCCTGTCTCGACACCGCTGTTCAGCTCAACGAGAACGTGGCTCAAGCGGCTCTCGTGGTGAACACCACCCCGGTGGGCATGACCCAGCACGGTGACCCCGAGGCGATGCCACTGGGGGCCGAGCTCTGGACAAACCTGAACGGAGAAGCGGTGTTGTACGACCTGATCTACACACCAAGGCCCACCAGCTGGCTCGCCGCTGGGCAACAACGGGGCCACCGCTGCATCGATGGTCTCGAGATGCTGGTGCAGCAGGGCGCTGCCTCTCTGCGGCTCTGGAGTGGACGCGACGACGTTCCTGTCGCGGCGATGCGCAGCGCCGCCACAACTGCTCTTGCGACCTAA
- the rpsF gene encoding 30S ribosomal protein S6 yields the protein MTHDPYYETMYILRPDIPEEEVESHLTKYRDMLVEAGADVLDNQMRGKRRLAYPIAKHKEGIYVQLSHNGDGQHVAVLEKAMRLSEDVIRYLTVKQEGPLPAPRVMPGSEAAQQQQAETAASAD from the coding sequence ATGACGCACGATCCGTATTACGAAACCATGTACATCCTTCGTCCGGACATTCCGGAGGAGGAAGTTGAAAGCCATCTCACCAAGTACCGCGACATGCTCGTGGAAGCTGGTGCCGACGTGCTGGACAACCAGATGCGTGGCAAGCGCCGTCTGGCCTATCCGATTGCGAAGCACAAGGAAGGCATTTACGTGCAACTGAGCCACAACGGCGATGGCCAGCACGTTGCTGTTCTCGAGAAGGCAATGCGCCTCAGTGAGGATGTGATCCGCTATCTGACCGTGAAGCAGGAAGGTCCCCTTCCCGCACCTCGGGTGATGCCGGGCAGCGAAGCTGCTCAACAGCAACAGGCCGAAACCGCTGCATCAGCTGACTGA